The sequence gtgatactgcaaacgtgttgatagcctattgttgatttatatcctgtagcctaaagcatgtcacacagtagcctacagaaaactaggctatgtgatgtgatataatgataacttGTATGCCTACAATGATTTAATAAACATCATAGTCATTTATTTAGTCATTCGcatgttcatgttaatgaataggAAGGACACCTAACCCCTACTGGAGCATTGCACACTCAGCTTTTTGAccgttatgagtgcaccatccgggAACTTGCAGCGCCCTTCGTGTTGTTGGAATTGTCAGTGTGAACACCCTCAtgcactcaaattaggtattgtaagtgcagaagtacgcgATTTGAGACAGTCACAGCTTCACTGCTGTGAACCAGctagccttgtgataacaaaatctttacTTCTTTGTTTagtagtccactgaaagttatccacatatcaaacgattaaatacacagttatggagaaattgttttggggaagcagttgcactatatcccacttttgctgccttttttaagccacttaaatccatagcctaacGCATTGCGCATACGAActtgacgtgatggtgaagctaaatgcccaagaaacgtcacgtcataaaagtgtaggcctactaaacgcaaaaacttaatgacagcttgttcgtggtggtgtagtgctgcctaattgaaatgggataggcaagGGTTATCTTATATCTGGCTATtacgtgtggcacatttattgggcttttagcctcttttaatttatttgatgaggaacggataaagactgagcagcagaaaagtcatAGTCGAAAGTCAAatcgtttattattataattaggctattgatagcctactattactttactactattactgttattattattattattcggatgaggcaaaggaatgtaaatctgagtctgaaatgttggctacaaacatactgctgtaactgcactgctgctattattaattgttaacttccgggaactatttgaggcttccattagctgctgccattgttggaaaaaaatggaacattagcgtcaatggagttgtcgcaactctacctttatatggctctgggtaaGCCCAGGGAAAACATAATCAAATACTGCCCTGCATTTCCTACTTCTCTCAGAGTATCATGGCTCTGCCATCtctatacggctctgggctCTGCTGTATGATACTGCCCTCTTGTGGTGAAATACTATTTGTGCATGGCTGCCTTTCTGTGAATGAAACTggaataggctaggcctactcccTAAAATAGGCAACATAGAacgggtgaatagggtaaaaaatgtAACTCCTTGATATTTCTATGAAACTTTACTAGTTGATTATTTATGTAGagacaatatttttttgcattacaagttttctgaaatATATGTTTATGGATGTAATTTAACAATATCTCATTAATTATGCACTAATTTGCATGTACATTTCAATTCCAGACATCTGAATATTGAATAGTTAACATTGAATGTAGTCACGTTCAGGTTTGCCTTCAGAACTTTTTCTGGATTCAGAGCCTTAAAAGAATGGCTTGTTCAAGCGCCAGTCCTAGGTTATGTCGATTTCAGTCGTCAGTTTATCTTAGAGACGGATGCAAGCCATGCAGGATTGGGGGCAGTTCTGTCACAGGAGAAGGATGGGTAACGGCGAacaatagcctttgctagccggGGCTTGCGGCCAAGTGAGAGGAACATGTCAAATTATAGTGCCATGAAACTCAAACTCCTTGCAGTCAAGTGGGCAATCACGGAAAAAAAGATGTAAGTATCTCCTGAGCAAGTTCACCATGTACACTGACAACAATTCCCTCCAATACCTGCAGTCAGCGAAACTGGGCGCTCTGGAACAGTGCTGGGTTTCTCAGCTTGCCCTCTTTGATTACAACGTCAAATATTGTCCTGGGGCAGCTTATCACAATGCCAATGCCCTTTCTAGGCTTCCCACAAGCCCCACTAATACTTCGCACTCTGTGTCACACGGCCTGGACGTCCCCCTGCCGCTTGCCATAGCCAACATGCAAGCCTCGAGTGCACCTATCCGAGGCTCTTGGATGACAGAATCTTGTATGGTGGACACCATCCCTGGTCGAACCAAAAGAGACCGGAAAGTCCTGCAAGGGACTGATCCCTGTATTTCCAGATACCTGTGGTTTTGGTGACAGGGACGACCACATACCCGTTAAGACAAGTAGAGTGAACCAAGGGAAGTCCAGCAGCTGATAAAGCAGTGGTCCCAGATACAGGAAGTGGATGGGACGTTGTACCGAGGGATCCAGGCTCCTCCTTCCAGGGATCCAGTGCTGCAGCTTTTACTGCCAAAGGTGTTGTGAGTTGAAGTGCtcactagcctacacaacaaCCACGGCCATCTCGGGGTGGACAGGACCACAGATTTGATATAACAGAGGTGCTACTGGCCCCAGATGTGGCATGAGGTGCAAAAGTGGTGTTCTGAGTGTGAGCACTGTGTGGTTGCTAAAGCAAGACAACCAGCAAGCCAGAACCTTCTTGGGAAATTTGTTAGCCACTAAGCCTTTGTAGATAATCTCCATTGACTTTACTCTCTTGGATTGGGCTAGCACAGGACAAGAGAATGTTCTGGTAGTCACAAACGTTTTCTCAAAGTTTACCCAGGCCTTTCCCACCCCTGATCAGAGAGTTTCCACCGTAGCTAAGATTCTAACTGAGAGATGGTTCTATCTGTATGGCGTGCCAAGGAGAATCCACTCTGATCAGGGGCGCAGCTTTGAGGGGTAGCTGTTGAAGCACCTGTGTGACACCTACAGCACAACAAAGACTAGGACCACCACTTATCATCTAGAGGGGAACGGTCAATGTGAACGTTTCAACAGGACACTTCATGACTTGCTCAGGACCTTACCCCCTGAAAAGAAGCGTAAATGACCCTAGTTTCTCCCTCAGCTCCTGTTCGCCTATAATACCACTGTGTACCAGTCCACACAGCTCTCCCCATACGAGCTGATGTTCGGTTAGATTCCACAGTTACCAGTCGACCACCTACTTGGAAATACTGGAGGTGACCACAGGGACAGTCCACCGACTGATTGGGTGGTGCAACATCAAGAGTACCTGACTTCTGTCTATGCTAGTGCTAGGAGACACTTAAGAGGCTGCGGCATATCGTAGGCATGGTGGTCCTGACACTGCAGTCCTCTTCAAAGTGGTTGTATTCACATCCCACCTCACTGAGGctaggtgcaggacaaaaaaagGCTTATCAAGGAAAGAAGAGTAGTTGTCCGCACACTGCAATCTCCCAGAAGAACTAAGTTTATTGAGTtaaaaacataacataacagGCCTGATGAAGACCCTggtgggtcgaaacgttgcattATTTTTTTAACTCAATACATTCAGTTCTTCTGGGAGACAGTGTGCGGTCCTGACACTGTACCCATATTACCACCTGGCACTCTAGTCTTTTTCTAGTGGGCAGTGgcagtgtagtggttaaggagctgggctaaagtgaaagttgttggttcagttgccggctttcactgttatgcctttgagcaaggcacttttaaccccaagttgctccggggacaatgtgatcccttgtaatatagctgacatacagtatgtaagtgactttggtcaagaagtgtctgctaaatgtaatgtacatgtaaactcTTTTGCAAGAACCATTTTCACGGTCGCCACAAAATCCAGGATACATGGGTGTCTACCAAGTATGAAATTGTGGAGTGCCTGGATGGAATTGGCACACACTATAAGATCAGGCCGTATGGGGAAGAGGGCCCCCTTAAGACGTTCCACTCATAATACTGCTGGACAGCATTTAAACCTCTTCCACCTCCCACAGTCTGTTTCACATGAGTTCTCTGCCAGTGTAGCAGAAGTAAATATTCTCCCCGTCCCCTTCAGGCCTTGGCAGTAGATAGGTATGCTACCAGGACGGTGAACTTTAAAGACAGATGTGTATGCAGAAAGGCTGACCTGCAGCGCTGGCGCACATGCACACCCGTGGATGGTGATCATAGCTTCCTCTCTGGGAGAACAATGCCATTTGAAAGTCATTTGAATTGTTTGGCGCATGGGTGGTTGTTGTTGGAAGAGCTTTATTCTTAATTCTAAGACTTCATTGCTTCTCTCGCACACCCGGCCTGTTGGCTGTGGATAACCCGTTGCTTTTAAAGAGAGCAAATGCACATGATTTAGTGTCTGAACAATGTTTTCCCTtgagttatttgttttttgtattagttcaggctgtgagagggccatctttggtttgtctgtttgtttgtaccttatattcttttgtttgttaattttgcCTACTGTTACTCAACTACCCATGCCTATGACACCTAGTGGTGTACTGTGTTGCCTGTACTATTATAGATTATTTCCAAGACAAATTTCTCTTAGACAATAGAATGACATGGCGGGTCAAGGAAAGCATCAAGAAAAGCAAATATTAAGAAATTGTTTTTGACAACTAGGGTGGAGGTGTTTTTACACTTTTCAGACACTCAAAGTTTGAAAACTATGGATATTGTTTTAGAACCAACAACCTTTCAACATTATCTGGGGGTTTTGTGTGCAAAAAGTGGAATTCATTGTCAAAAAAATACTTTTCGGACTAGATATAATcgcttattttaaaacatacagataaaaacactaaagatggatcgTGAAattttgaagacaaaaaaatcttgttccttagactctatattagcaaaatatgcaaaaaaatctatttttaCATGAAAATCCAGCGGGACCCTATTTTCCAAACACAGCGTACTGTACTATGTGGAAAGTGCAGTGCAAGCTCTAGACAACCTCCTGGACCTGGACCTGGACCCGGACCTGCAGGCCGCATGCGGACTGTTGTTCGTCGCCTTGGCGCTAGCCTGCCTAGGCTTCGTGTTGGTGGGCGCGGAGTGCACCAACTTCCAACACGGGCCAAGGAGTGCATCGTGGTGGCGTCCGGCGTGATCTTCGTGCTGGCGGGCTCACCGTGGTGGCGCCCGTGTCCTGGACGGCCCATTCCATCATACAGGACTTCCACAACCCCATTGTGCACGAGGTGCTGAAGCGCGAGATGGGGGCGGCCATCTGCTCTGCACCAAAGCTACGCCACCCGCTAcacctagcctggctagcgccaccacttctcaatgagacgtggtctgggaaccaaacgttcattttctcgtatttgaaaaaaatgcccagatccgtttattgggtgccacggatgtctatcaaatgcgtctgtgcatagctcatcatcgtcttgctttcccccctgttctgtgattggttccctatctcaggcgaaaatttgctccatggtctccaggctgccttagcagcgtgaatcaaatcgcgcgcaaggcagcatgggaacacccaggctacgcTACACCTACACCCACACAAGAACTATGTGTGACTCGGACTCTCTGCTGTACAAATTGAATCGGAACAATCTGCTTTACTCAGTCAGTGATCCGGTGATAGGGTATGGTTCTTCAAGGGATGTTCAGACATGTTCATCTGGCAGACTGAATGGATGCCTGTTGACATTTGTGACGAAACCATGGAGCTGAGACAAACAGCTGctcaaatatatttgtatttttgttgttattgagaATGCTTCTTTTGTTACTTAACCGTCACTTTTCCTCAGTTATCAGCACATGAACTGTTTAAAGGAAGAGCATTCAAGAATGAAACAAAGGCCAGCTGTCCTCAGACCTTTTATTTCCCTTTTATGATAAGTAGGCTAGTCTATATGCCTAGTGAAATGTTCTTtgattaaatagcctactataataataataataataataaagctttatttgtatagcacctttcatacacagaatgcagctcaaagtgctttacatttgaagcatgtaacacaatagtagtcagtcagtcattatcaatcacttttctttgctgtttatgatatgctcagcaacatatcaaaaatatagaaaatgacgtcataagtaCTGTAATATACTCTACCCTAGATATTCTTCATTTGGTGACCTCCATGCTTATGATAATTTAATAAAGGCTTTTCTATATAGTCGTTTGTCTGTGTGGAAAAGCACTAAACGGCAACAAAGCCCTTCATCCAAATAGGCCTAACTTGTGTGATATCACTTTACGCACAGTGGCATTATTGTTTGGTTGGCTGAGTgggagaatgggggggggggggttgttttgaAACCATGGTGGAACAAACATCAGGACGCGCTCTCTTTATTCCCCAAATGCCGGTGTTTGCCCCCACGCCTATGCGAGGAATCCGGGCGAGCAAGTTGTGCTACAGTGACAGTCAAAGTTTCAACCGCTTTGTTGTTTCGAGTCGTCGACCAGCAGCATGGACGACAAGTTGGGTCTTGCCGCCGTCGGGTTGGGCTTCATGGGCTggttctgtgctgtgctgacccGCTTCCTCTCCATGTGGACGGTGAGCGGCTCTGTTAACAACAACACGGACACTGTAGCGCTGCATTGGGACGGCGTGTGGATCCACTGGGAACAGCAAGGAGACGGCTCGCTACATTGTCACTTCATCCAGTCGGTGCTACATCTGTCCGGGAGCTTCCGATCCTGGAGGGCTCTCATCACTGCCTCGATCTGCATCGGATTTGTAGCAAATGTACTATACGTCGTCGGGCGACTAAAGTTCCCCAGGCGCATGCAGGTGAAGGTGGTCTCCGGTGTTTTGTTCGTGGTGTCAGGCTTGTTGTTGCTGGTGGTGGCGTCCTGGGTGTCCCACCGCAGCTCTAAGCCGCTGGACAGTGTGATTCCACTTAAACGTGAGTTGGGGGCGGCACTCTACACGGGCTGGATTGGGACGGTActgctggtggtggggggaggaACTCTGGTCAGTGCGTGCTGTCTGTCGCCCCCGCCAGAGATTTATCGCACACCGGTGTCACGGAGCGCACCAGAAGCGGTGGACCCTCTCAACACCATCCACAGTGCAACTTTCAGACAAGACGATTCGCCCTATTACCCAACTACAAGACCATTCTGAAAAGAATTTTAACGCGATCAGATGTTCTACGATACACTTATATGGACACTGTTTTGGAGAAATGCATTGACTTAATTTGATTATAACGGTTTATAACGGACAATATGCAACAATGTTAGCATTTCTACAAGGCAATGCCTTAcaagttttgtttttgttgtctagCACTAAGCtataattattatttatgtaatgttggtgttttttttatcctGTTTGTGCTAATGAGGTGAGGATGGTGACCACTTCATTAGATTAACAAGTCATGAGGTCATACATTGTCCGATTATTTTGTTCTCCTCTCGGCTTTATCTGACTTATCATGTGAATGTATGTCCTGTCGCAGTTATGTGGCACATGTTGAAAGAAGGCCAATAAACAGTGCCACTTAGCCTACTGGTCCTGAAACAGCCTTTAGGAATCCTTCTTTATACATCACCAATCTCCTCACCTGCTTCTTCGGCTCTCTCATCATCAGGACGAGTAGGCCTGGGGCTACTGATTCTGCATTCTACACAGCACGGAAGTTCCTAAACCAATCGCAACATACCATGAACTGAACATGCTTCTGACTACCGATTTGTCTGGAATGCAGCTGAGCAGCTCGTATGGATTCTCAAAAAAGCCCGCCTGGAACTTACACCTGTTTGTAAAACGTAACCACACTTTATGCTCAACATACCACCAATCTCACTTTGTAATGTAGAGTACCCCCCAGAAACATTACAACACATTGATCATCCCTCTAAAAAAATCAACAACCTCAGTTGTCCCAGGCAAAACATGGGCTTTACTTGATATATTCagattttaataataataataatagtgtaTATATTTAATGGTGTACATGTATACAATGAGTATCCATTCACATATACTTTAAGTGGTGTTAATAATGGCATATTTCAATGGCAATACACATTGTAATGACTGAACCACCTGATGATGCATCATGCTCTGACACTGACACAGTTTTTAGTGTGACATCTCTTCAACTTCATCTCTTCTAGCACTCAAGCATTGCTATGCTGTCATACACTGTGGTTTTTGACTATTGTGAACACTTTCTTCGCCCCAGTCACCTTTGGAGCGTGATAAGATTTTCAGCAAGGCACAGTTAGGTTGTGGCTCTATTGTGTGATCATTCTTTTAAAAAGTCATGCTGGGTATTCAGTTTCTAGTATTGATCAGTGAGAAGCACATggacatttgttttcttttttaattatcTCCCCTGAAAAGCTATTGTACAATTTTCACAGAAAATAACAGCATATTCCACAGTGGACCTTGCAGAAGCGATAAAATTAGGTTTCCTTAGCAAGACGGAGTAAATTAAAAGGTTTTCCCTCCTCACAGCCAGACGGTGTAATGGGGTCtgagagacaggaagtgatgcGCTACTCCAGCTTTTCGTCTCCCTCCTCCACATCCTTGAGGCTGAGGACTTCAACAGTGCCCTTGCCTTTGGTCTCACAGCGGATCAGCTCGTCAATCTCCCGGAAGCAGCCTGGATCAATCAGACACACCTGAGGAgcgaaacaaacacacacacacacacacacattgcataaaaagatacattatgaacacagatataataataataataaaaaatacaaacttGTGAATCTGTACACTGCAATCTCAAACATTAATCTGATACCTTAGCAGAACATTCCAACAATATAATTTCTATTCAGAACAGGCTttaaatgtcttcagtaagTGGTCATTGTTAATggccagggttcccactctaagtcaaatgtaaaattccatgacttccctgacaaaaaaactgaatttccatgacttactatataatgaatagtacaatataccgaccaatgatttcagtgCACCTGCATAGAAGTCAAgaattttttacttttttagtgCAGGAGATGAATAAATAGGCATTGAATAAGCACAGTTGCGCTACTCAATCAAGCCGTAAAGCTATTAACCAGACATATGCCaattctgtgtggaaatatatttgtattaatgtattttgggaagtacattttaaactgctacaccAAAATGCCCTGATATTTcatgactttgcccccaaaatgataaaattccctgactttccatgtctgaaatagactttctaaaattccatgacccgtgggaaccctgaatgGCACAAGTGATAGTTGATGAGGTGGACATTTGAGCCAGATGTGTTTGGTGCGTTAATTAACCAGTATCTACGTGGGATGGAAAATCAGCCCTCACCATCTCCAGCTGGTCATCAAAGTCCTCGCTCTCCACCACCTTGAGGAGGGTCTTGAGTTTCTCCTTGATCCGCTTGCCATCTTTAGCGGGCAGGATGAAGCGCAGGCGCATGTGAGCCCGCTGGATCTGAATGGACTCCTTCAGCTGCCGGATCACCTCCAGAGCCTGTCAGGGGACTGATACGGTTAGGCTCCTGGTGACTCAACATTCTTAGTTTAGACTTCAGTAATTCCATAACTTGTAGGTATGTTGAACATTACGTTAATATTGAAAACAGGGATATGGTAAAGATAAAATTTAtataaaagaagaaaaataagtaTTTGGCTACTGAAACATATAATCTTCAACATGGAGAGAATTGACACTAATAAAAATGCTATGCAAGATTACTTGCTACAGGGACAGACCAGAGTACCACTGGGTTACAATctataaaaataaacatacatacaaacaaaacaatctcCATAACCAGACCATAAATAATGTTTCAActtgcagtaaaaaaaaaaatatccacaCGGGGGCAGTATGTAGATACGAAAATCATAGATACAGATTTGGGCTCTGGCCCACAAAAGCGATGATACATACAATTACAAGGCCAACACACCTGATGAAGTAACATCTGGTACTTCTAATGTAACATCTACCCCTAACCTTACGGGAGACCTGCTACAAACCTGCTGTTTTGTGCTCTTGTTTGCTTTGACTGAGTAGTGGATGTCCTTCATGGCTCTCTCTATGAGGTTGACAGTGTATGGACGCTTGGTCTCTGGATTGACACACTTCTCGGCCACTATTGTGGCGATGTCTCTGAACATCTGCTCGAGCTGGCTCTGTCGCTCTTTGTCTGACACTTGAAGTTCTCCTTTTGACAAAATCTGAGAACAGATCATTATAAAAGATAAGAGTATGGGACATAACTTGAGAGATGCTGGAGATGAGATTAATGTTAGTATCTGTGGGCAATCAGTGATGAGTGGTCCTAGGGTCTTACTCACTTGTTTGCATATTTCTGTCAAGTCGTCTGTCCCAAATGCTTTGGACAAATCCTCCTTTTTTGCCACCTGACCCTTCGACACATTGATGAACACTGTATTTGTCTGTAGGACTTCATCTAAATCCTTCTCCCTAAAGATGCAGGATGGAAAACAATTGAGTAGGGTAGCTGTAAGTTGTTAACTATTAAATGAATCgccaaatattttattttggcATTTAGTTACACTCCAATGACATTCCATTTCTCTCACGTGACTGCCAACCACCGGCAGCCTCGGAGTGATAAAAGGCTGACATCCCCATGATTGGCAGCCTGCCATAATGGACAGGTAGGTATCAGTTCGAGTTTTCGAGTTCACGTTTTAAGACTGACTGGAAGTTAGGTATCGAGTTCACGTTTTAAGACTGACTGGAAGACAACGAACATCGTATACTAATGATGATGACCAAAGGAAAGGATGACCAAAGGAAATTGTAGGACAGCGTGACGCCAGTAAAACAAGAGTGGTGGTGGCTGTGGTGAAACTGTGGCGATGTTTGGAATGATCAAGTTATTTTAAATCTTTTGTTATCATTCAACGTTAAAAAATATCGTCGCTATATGCAAATCAATGACTGCATATATACTCTCTATATAAAGTAATTTATATAAACATATCAACAAACTAAATCAAACACTGAACATGTATTAACGTAATGCTAGCTAATGTCAGTTAGCCACCATGGTTATTACAACAGCCATTACTCACGCTCCGGATCTCCAACTCATGACTTTATTCTTGTAGCAGGCTATTTCAAATCGCTTTCCACCCTTCTTCATCCTGACATATGCCACATTTGTCAGTCGAATCTGGTTGGTTGGCGTGAATATCGACATTTTCAATACCGATACCTCCACACTATTCAGAGGTAACGTTGCTGCTGCTACTAGCTATCTACACACGCAACTTCTGTTGTTGTGCCTTCACAACGCTCCGGAGTGAAGCAATAACAGGCGTGAAAAGGTCCTACTTGGATGCGCATTGATCACAGAGAGTAGCTTGAGTGACAGCAGGTGAATAAAAAAAAGGCTTCCTCGAAGATTCAAGATTCAGTTTATTGTCCCACGGTGTATATTTGACAAGGGCACCCACccatataattatataattatagAAAAGCACCAATTAAAATACTTAGAAAGTAATGTATAGGCCCTATGTACAGAGGTTCTATagggacagatagatagacagacagatatatagatagatagatagatagatagatactgtattcAATCTGAGTGGAAATGTAGGGTAGCCTAAACATTCAAAgcttata is a genomic window of Alosa sapidissima isolate fAloSap1 chromosome 15, fAloSap1.pri, whole genome shotgun sequence containing:
- the LOC121684251 gene encoding claudin-3-like, which gives rise to MDDKLGLAAVGLGFMGWFCAVLTRFLSMWTVSGSVNNNTDTVALHWDGVWIHWEQQGDGSLHCHFIQSVLHLSGSFRSWRALITASICIGFVANVLYVVGRLKFPRRMQVKVVSGVLFVVSGLLLLVVASWVSHRSSKPLDSVIPLKRELGAALYTGWIGTVLLVVGGGTLVSACCLSPPPEIYRTPVSRSAPEAVDPLNTIHSATFRQDDSPYYPTTRPF
- the sbds gene encoding ribosome maturation protein SBDS; this translates as MSIFTPTNQIRLTNVAYVRMKKGGKRFEIACYKNKVMSWRSGAEKDLDEVLQTNTVFINVSKGQVAKKEDLSKAFGTDDLTEICKQILSKGELQVSDKERQSQLEQMFRDIATIVAEKCVNPETKRPYTVNLIERAMKDIHYSVKANKSTKQQALEVIRQLKESIQIQRAHMRLRFILPAKDGKRIKEKLKTLLKVVESEDFDDQLEMVCLIDPGCFREIDELIRCETKGKGTVEVLSLKDVEEGDEKLE